The Magnolia sinica isolate HGM2019 chromosome 10, MsV1, whole genome shotgun sequence genome includes a window with the following:
- the LOC131217598 gene encoding uncharacterized mitochondrial protein AtMg00810-like, translating into MSAELRALEDNSTWTLEPLPLGFHQSQADHSLFTLITSTSITLVLVYVDDILIAGNDISQIELFKKILSTHFKTKDFGSLKYFLGLEVAHSPKDIFLNQRKYALNILSDSGQLGARTALFPMEQHLKLNTQDGDFLPDPGLYRRLVGCLIHLTITRPDIVYAVNTLSQFMHAPRVPHMTAATRVLCYIKSCPGQGIFFPSSNSTHVAAYTDSDWASCPTTRCSTTGYFIQLGTSPISWRTKKQNTVVAILLKLNIEPWLSQPVNLLG; encoded by the exons ATGTCTGCTGAGCTTCGTGCTTTAGAGGATAATTCCACCTGGACTCTTGAGCCTCTTCCTCTTG GTTTTCATCAGTCTCAGGCGGATCATTCTTTGTTCACTCTCATCACTTCCACTAGCATCACTCTTGTCCTTGTTTacgttgatgacatcctgattGCTGGTAACGACATttctcaaatcgagctttttaagaaaattctctccACTCACTTCAAGACAAAGGATTTTGGTTCCTTGAAGTACTTTCTTGGACTCGAAGTTGCTCACTCTCCCAAAGACATCTTTCTTAATCAGCGCAAATATGCTCTCAACATTCTCTCTGACAGTGGACAACTTGGTGCAAGGACTGCTCTTTTTCCCATGGAGCAACATTTGAAGCTTAATACTCAAGATGGTGACTTTCTGCCTGATCCTGGCCTTTACCGTCGCCTTGTTGGCTGTCTCATCCATCTGACCATCACCAGACCAGACATTGTTTATGCAGTCAACACACTcagtcaattcatgcatgctcctcGGGTCCCCCACATGACTGCAGCTACCAGAGTTCTCTGCTACATCAAAAGCTGCCCCGGCCAAGGCATCTTCTTTCCTTCATCCAACAGTACACATGTCGCAGCTTATACAGATTCTGATTGGGCCAGTTGTCCCACCACCCGCTGCTCCACCACCGGCTACTTTATTCAATTAGGCACCAGTCCGATCTCATGGCGCACCAAGAAGCAAAATACAGTTGTCGCTAttctgctgaagctgaatattgaGCCATGGCTGTCACAACCTGTGAATTTACTTGGTTAA